ATCGACGTCGTCGCCGAGGCCGGGGACGGCGCCGCCGCCGTCGACCTCACCGCCCGGCACCGACCCGACGTCGTCCTCATGGACGTGCGGATGCCGGTCATGGACGGGCTCGAGGCCACCCAGCGGATCGTGTCCGACCCGCGCATGACGGCCGCCAGGGTCGTCATCCTGACGACGTTCGAACTCGACGACTACGTGTACGGGGCGATCCGGGCCGGCGCCAGCGGGTTCCTGCTCAAGGACACCGAACCCGCCGACCTCGTCCACGGCGTCCGCGTCGCGGCCCGCGGGGACGCGCTGCTGGCGCCGTCGGTGACACGGCGGCTGATCGCCGAGATGGCCGCCCGGATCGCCGCGCCGCCCCCGGCGGCCGAGCTCGACGCCCTCACCGACCGCGAACGCGAGGTGATGGAGCTGGTCGCGGCGGGCCTGTCCAACGAGGAGATCGCCGCCCGCCTCGTCGTCAGCCACGCCACCGCCAAGACCCACGTCAGCCGCGTCCTGACCAAGCTCGGCGCCCGCGACCGCGCCCAACTCGTCGTCATCGCCTACGAGTCCGGCATGGTCCGCCCCGGCTGGCTCACCTGACCCTGCAGGCCGCCCCCACGAGAACGTGGGGGCGGCCGATCGGGACGCGGTCACCCGTATCCCGGTTCACGGCCCGCCGTCTGCGGGGCCGGTCACAGGCCGACGGTGCGGAGCGCGGCGCTCATCCCGTGCGCGAACGCGTCACCGAACAGCGGGTGGACGCCGGCGTGACCGCCGGCGCCCGCGCCGTTCATCGCGACGGGCACCGCGCGGCCGTCGACGTCGATGAGGAAGTCCACCGACCCGTACGCGAACGGCGGTCGGGCCCCGGTGAGCGCCCGCTGCTCGGCCAGCGCCCGCGCCCACAGCAGCGTCGCGGCGCGGCCCAGCCGCTCGACCGCCGCCTCGTCCAGCCCGAGCTCGCCCCGCACCCCCGGGTCGGTGAGCGCCATCCGTCCCTCGCCCGGACCCGCGCACGTCAGGCACGTCGCGGCGTCCAGGCGGTCCCGGTCCGCGAACGGCGCCGCCGCCGGCCGCACCGGTCCCGGCAGGCTCCGCAGCCCCCACCCGCCCCGGCCGCCGGCCCCGGCGGTCGGGGCGCACGGGTCGGGGGTGTCGGGCGGGGCGGCGGGGCCGCCGACGACGAACATCCGCACGTCGCACACCCGCCCGTC
The DNA window shown above is from Thermomonospora umbrina and carries:
- a CDS encoding response regulator — encoded protein: MIRVLLADDQTLVRAGFRSILEGEDDIDVVAEAGDGAAAVDLTARHRPDVVLMDVRMPVMDGLEATQRIVSDPRMTAARVVILTTFELDDYVYGAIRAGASGFLLKDTEPADLVHGVRVAARGDALLAPSVTRRLIAEMAARIAAPPPAAELDALTDREREVMELVAAGLSNEEIAARLVVSHATAKTHVSRVLTKLGARDRAQLVVIAYESGMVRPGWLT